The proteins below come from a single Leptidea sinapis chromosome Z, ilLepSina1.1, whole genome shotgun sequence genomic window:
- the LOC126979047 gene encoding protein SCAI isoform X1, whose amino-acid sequence MNPTDETDRKIIIEFCHLLEKSKVLFNGLRELPQYGYKQWQSYFGRTFDVYTKLWKFQQQHRYLLDRKYGLKRWQIGEIASKIGQLYYHFYLRTSETAYLREAFSFYQAIRGRRYYTHALIEDRCELVVKKLRYYARFIVVALLMNRLKVVDDLVRELDNHIVEYGSIYNADDQIEWNVVVDEVKGFLDVEPAVQIIYSELPAIDLKNRINPYETPYIERNGYMHLSLQDVIIVGSSNAQVKFSELTIDMYRIVHTVEREMIRPTPPMLNDEVPPPGQVPPPHSTPRGYAAGDSFRRDNPHKYLLFKPSAQQLLVYLASSCNDLPPNGAIMLYISADGSTANSAKSTDSNSASEGGFITSGKQETTRDSSRDSRESRASQPQTISRGKDHALLYPGDLNPFTRRPLFIIIESNCSHLMQNISHHFNQPLVILLSAQELPSCLNDRNYQGNLLTLFLHNPLMGFCASCELYSIEEAVYNTCYGFVLDFLFQCAQLILRVRIDTNFFAFLGDDFLKIIILRFIFCECSLRLNRNFRSRNHLVRSVPSLPDELLSHATLVAIVLRIADHLGVKSQFLDVPVQAPGPAPRDQN is encoded by the exons ATGAATCCTACTGATGAAACTGATCGTAAGATTATAATTGAGTTTTGTCATCTCTTAGAAAAATCAAAAGTTTTGTTTAATGGGTTGAG AGAGTTACCACAATATGGTTACAAGCAATGGCAGTCATATTTCGGCCGAACTTTCGACGTTTATACCAAACTATGGAAATTTCAACAGCAACATAGGTATCTTTTAGATAGAAAATATGGATTAAAACGATGGCAGATTGGCGAAATTGCATCAAAAATTGGCCAGCTGTATTATCACTTTTA CCTCAGAACCAGCGAGACGGCGTATCTTCGGGAAGCATTTTCATTTTATCAGGCTATACGAGGGCGACGCTATTATACCCATGCTCTCATAGAAGATAGATGTGAGCTTGTGGTCAAAAAACTCAGATACTACGCTCGTTTCATCGTGGTAGCACTTCTCATGAACCGACTCAAAGTAGTGGATGACCTTGTGCGTGAATTAGATAACCACATTGTGGAATATGGCTCCATCTACAATGCTGATGATCAAATTGAATGGAACGTAGTTGTCGACGAAGTAAAGGGTTTCCTGGATGTAGAACCTGCAGTGCAAATTATATATTCTGAATTGCCAGCAATCGATTTgaaaaatag gATAAATCCGTATGAAACACCATATATTGAGCGTAATGGCTACATGCACCTTTCGCTTCAAGATGTCATTATTGTAGGAAGCAGTAATGCACAAGTGAAATTCTCTGAGCTCACTATTGACATGTATCGAATTGTGCATACCGTAGAGCGGGAGATGATAAGGCCTACACCTCCAATGCTTAATGATGAAGTGCCACCACCAGGTCAGGTGCCACCGCCCCATTCCACACCCAGAG gaTATGCAGCTGGTGATAGTTTTCGACGTGATAATCCGCATAAGTATTTGCTATTCAAACCATCGGCTCAACAGCTTTTAGTCTATTTGGCAAGCAGTTGCAATGATCTACCACCAAATGGAGCTATTATGCTATACATATCTGCAGATGGATCTACTGCTAATTCAGCTAAAAGTACTGACAGTAATT CAGCTTCTGAAGGAGGATTCATCACATCAGGAAAACAAGAAACAACACGAGATTCCTCTCGTGATTCTAGAGAGTCCAGGGCCAGCCAACCTCAAACAATAAGCCGTGGGAAAGATCACGCATTGCTGTATCCAGGGGACTTAAACCCGTTTACAAGACGGCCTCTGTTTATAATCATTGAATCCAACTGCTCCCATCTGATGCAGAACATCTCTCATCATTTTAATCAACCGCTGGTTATCCTGCTTTCAGCTCAAGAACTGCCATCATGTTTAAATG ATCGTAACTACCAAGGAAATCTTCTTACATTATTTTTGCACAATCCCTTAATGGGCTTCTGCGCATCTTGTGAGCTCTACTCTATCGAAGAAGCTGTTTATAACACATGCTACGGTTTCGTATTGGATTTCCTATTCCAGTGTGCTCAATTAATTCTACGCGTGCGTATCG ATACAAACTTCTTTGCATTTCTGGGTGACGACTTTTTGAAGATTATAATCTTGCGGTTTATCTTTTGCGAATGCAGTTTGAGATTGAACAGAAACTTTAGGTCTCGGAACCATCTCGTCCGTTCTGTTCCATCACTTCCCGACGAGCTGTTGTCTCATGCTACCCTCGTAGCGATTGTACTTAGAATTGCGGATCATCTAGGG GTAAAAAGTCAGTTTTTGGACGTTCCTGTACAAGCGCCTGGTCCTGCCCCGAGAGACCAAAACTAA
- the LOC126979047 gene encoding protein SCAI isoform X2, with the protein MNPTDETDRKIIIEFCHLLEKSKVLFNGLRELPQYGYKQWQSYFGRTFDVYTKLWKFQQQHRYLLDRKYGLKRWQIGEIASKIGQLYYHFYLRTSETAYLREAFSFYQAIRGRRYYTHALIEDRCELVVKKLRYYARFIVVALLMNRLKVVDDLVRELDNHIVEYGSIYNADDQIEWNVVVDEVKGFLDVEPAVQIIYSELPAIDLKNRINPYETPYIERNGYMHLSLQDVIIVGSSNAQVKFSELTIDMYRIVHTVEREMIRPTPPMLNDEVPPPGQVPPPHSTPRGYAAGDSFRRDNPHKYLLFKPSAQQLLVYLASSCNDLPPNGAIMLYISADGSTANSAKSTDSNSSEGGFITSGKQETTRDSSRDSRESRASQPQTISRGKDHALLYPGDLNPFTRRPLFIIIESNCSHLMQNISHHFNQPLVILLSAQELPSCLNDRNYQGNLLTLFLHNPLMGFCASCELYSIEEAVYNTCYGFVLDFLFQCAQLILRVRIDTNFFAFLGDDFLKIIILRFIFCECSLRLNRNFRSRNHLVRSVPSLPDELLSHATLVAIVLRIADHLGVKSQFLDVPVQAPGPAPRDQN; encoded by the exons ATGAATCCTACTGATGAAACTGATCGTAAGATTATAATTGAGTTTTGTCATCTCTTAGAAAAATCAAAAGTTTTGTTTAATGGGTTGAG AGAGTTACCACAATATGGTTACAAGCAATGGCAGTCATATTTCGGCCGAACTTTCGACGTTTATACCAAACTATGGAAATTTCAACAGCAACATAGGTATCTTTTAGATAGAAAATATGGATTAAAACGATGGCAGATTGGCGAAATTGCATCAAAAATTGGCCAGCTGTATTATCACTTTTA CCTCAGAACCAGCGAGACGGCGTATCTTCGGGAAGCATTTTCATTTTATCAGGCTATACGAGGGCGACGCTATTATACCCATGCTCTCATAGAAGATAGATGTGAGCTTGTGGTCAAAAAACTCAGATACTACGCTCGTTTCATCGTGGTAGCACTTCTCATGAACCGACTCAAAGTAGTGGATGACCTTGTGCGTGAATTAGATAACCACATTGTGGAATATGGCTCCATCTACAATGCTGATGATCAAATTGAATGGAACGTAGTTGTCGACGAAGTAAAGGGTTTCCTGGATGTAGAACCTGCAGTGCAAATTATATATTCTGAATTGCCAGCAATCGATTTgaaaaatag gATAAATCCGTATGAAACACCATATATTGAGCGTAATGGCTACATGCACCTTTCGCTTCAAGATGTCATTATTGTAGGAAGCAGTAATGCACAAGTGAAATTCTCTGAGCTCACTATTGACATGTATCGAATTGTGCATACCGTAGAGCGGGAGATGATAAGGCCTACACCTCCAATGCTTAATGATGAAGTGCCACCACCAGGTCAGGTGCCACCGCCCCATTCCACACCCAGAG gaTATGCAGCTGGTGATAGTTTTCGACGTGATAATCCGCATAAGTATTTGCTATTCAAACCATCGGCTCAACAGCTTTTAGTCTATTTGGCAAGCAGTTGCAATGATCTACCACCAAATGGAGCTATTATGCTATACATATCTGCAGATGGATCTACTGCTAATTCAGCTAAAAGTACTGACAGTAATT CTTCTGAAGGAGGATTCATCACATCAGGAAAACAAGAAACAACACGAGATTCCTCTCGTGATTCTAGAGAGTCCAGGGCCAGCCAACCTCAAACAATAAGCCGTGGGAAAGATCACGCATTGCTGTATCCAGGGGACTTAAACCCGTTTACAAGACGGCCTCTGTTTATAATCATTGAATCCAACTGCTCCCATCTGATGCAGAACATCTCTCATCATTTTAATCAACCGCTGGTTATCCTGCTTTCAGCTCAAGAACTGCCATCATGTTTAAATG ATCGTAACTACCAAGGAAATCTTCTTACATTATTTTTGCACAATCCCTTAATGGGCTTCTGCGCATCTTGTGAGCTCTACTCTATCGAAGAAGCTGTTTATAACACATGCTACGGTTTCGTATTGGATTTCCTATTCCAGTGTGCTCAATTAATTCTACGCGTGCGTATCG ATACAAACTTCTTTGCATTTCTGGGTGACGACTTTTTGAAGATTATAATCTTGCGGTTTATCTTTTGCGAATGCAGTTTGAGATTGAACAGAAACTTTAGGTCTCGGAACCATCTCGTCCGTTCTGTTCCATCACTTCCCGACGAGCTGTTGTCTCATGCTACCCTCGTAGCGATTGTACTTAGAATTGCGGATCATCTAGGG GTAAAAAGTCAGTTTTTGGACGTTCCTGTACAAGCGCCTGGTCCTGCCCCGAGAGACCAAAACTAA